The nucleotide window GTTTCCTGAAATCGGCCTGTGTATTCAATTGTTATTATATAATCATTTCTCGATTCCATAAGGGAAAAGTGAGATTCCATTGACTAGTTGTGTATATGAGTTAATTGTtctatttaacatttttaacataagtcAAAACATAAGTCAttccaaaagtaaaaaaaacaacataagtcattccaaaagtaaaaaaaaaacataagtcATTCCAACAATTAAAGTCTCTTTTATTAACCAATGAATGACGAGCAGAGTTAACCCGAAAACTTCCCCTGGAACAGGATCTGTCCAGTGACCTTGTCTCTCAGAAAGTACACGAACGGATGATTGGCAATGAATGACGCTGCTGGTGGCAAAGGAAGTGACTTGAGGGAGGATATTACTGTGGCAGCAGCAGCTACGGTACCAGTTTCTCGGACATCAATCACAGCCTTGTGTATGACTTCATCAAAGGAGAGTTGACCTAAGAGGAAgtgaagaaacaaaatttaaagctttttttttcaaattaacatTTCAACTTCAATGAGTGGAATATGTACATTTTGAGATCCACTCAGTTGATAGTTtgggagacgcggtggctgagcggtaaagcgttgacttccaaaccgggggtcatggattcgaatccaggtgaagactgggatttttatttcgggatctttgtgcgcccctgagtccacccagctctaatgggtacctgacaatagttggggaaaagtaaaggcggttggccgttgtgctggccacatgacaccctcgttaaacgtaggccacagaaacagatgaccttttacatcatctgtcctatagaccacaaggtctgaaagggaaacttccactttactttactttacagtTGATAGTTTAGTTATCTTCATTTTATAACTAGATTGGTTTTAGTGAGAAATATAACACGAactgaaaaaacaaatatagcataataaaaacaagataCGTTTGTGTTATCACAAACTCAAGTTCGGCCCCCGAAGGTTCCACCCATGGTTCATATTTGGTAAGCAATAGTAAGCAATGTATTTAACAGCATAtagaaattctttaaaaaaaacacttttatgaagcttagttgtatcaattagtttggattagtcatgtaattaaatttgtaataatatctagactaaaaataataaatttatgcgattagaaatattttttaccaattgtttttgtttagcgcagtttcatgcttttagctttctcaatatgctatgatcctatcattttgtctagaccagttggaaaggggtggggaaaaaataaggggggggggtatctggatgAATATTACTGTGATTGccttttaaatgcatttataaaaaaaaatatataaaaagatgAACGACCTTATTTTGAACTCTAGGGATTTAGCTTTCTAAAGCGTCCTCAATCAAGTATACCAACAACTGATTCATAGatgtgcttatgaaaatagaaggttttatagttattgtTAGTCTTAAACTTTaaagcaaagtataaaggggacttataCCACCACGCAAGTCaaatacgatttctttcccttgttcgataccaaaaataaattaatttaccaatagttaattagcttattggttgatttaaaaaaaaaatgatttttgtttCGTCAGGGAAAGGAGGTaaatgtgcgaaatttcagtttTATTCAAGATtaggtgtgggaaaaataacgagtaggcctacaaacttctaccagacagacagacagacagcttaATTAAATTGAAGGTTTCAATACTTTCAGCAGACACATCAGAAGCTTATTGCAGCTATAAtagttatattataaaaaataattaattaattaaaaataataataatgagacTGTTTTGATACATTAGTAAACTGTTTTTATACACTTTATATAACTACATGGTGTAATCAAATTAAATTGCCTGTGTTTTTGACTATTAGTAGTATATAGTaataaaaatggtgtatttttatgaaaaattcggcttacaaatttgatttttaccaaatttgtTCGAATTCAGACAATAAAAAGTAGTCGCCGCACCTAAACTTTGCTAGCTCTAAAATATGAAATTggtttttcaatatcttttctagttattGAGATGGAAACCCTGAATCGACCTATGTTATAGATCAACTGTACAAACAAACGGATCTATACGAACTTTAGGGACGCCAGTTTTAAGTGACCCAGATTAAGGTTAATATGTAACACACAAGTATTACGTATGGAAGtatttttaatcatttacaAATACAGCCCCCTCCcccagaatattttaaaaagtaacgttagcccccccccccccgggtagCCAATTACGGAGTTCGTTTGAAGGGTCTTAAGCTACTTCAGTGGATTGCGGGGAAATCCATGGCGCCAAGCGTTTCCATGTATTCTGGGTTTCAGAAACTCATTTTGAGGTCAGACCTATGACTTGGCAGTGCGCCATTGGTCTAAATTGCttacaggttgcgacgtcgcaggtcagtgtccaGCCCTACTATCTATAACAATAGGTCAACGCGCTATTTTGAGACTCTCAAAGTCTTAGAGAAATTATACGCCAGAAAAGGGCTTCTTAAAGAGCTTCTTGACTTCATTGAATCGATCTGGTaccagacatttttaaaaagcaaactgTCCAACTTAACAGGTAAAAAACGATGTCCATTCATTTActttatgaaatttattttaaacattggcaataattttttgttaacttgGCCAATTCTCAaatatgaactttgaactgcaATGCAAGTACACGACATTTTTGTAAACCttgaaaacaacaataacataaCTCCCCTTTTGTTAATACGTCCCGTCCTATTGTTGGAGAAACTGTCAGGTGTGGTAATCCTAGCtttaataacgtgtacaagattccatccatctagacagacatacagacagacagagacagaaagaacaTACATTTTTGATCCTATCTACCTGAAAGAGTGATTCCAGTAAAGTCCGCTCTCGCTGGGTTGAAAGCGTCACTAATGCCGAGCTCCaccaatgttttcttgagtttcaAAGAGGTCTCTATTTTAAACTTCGGGATTTCGACTTTGGCTCTGACAGGGGTTAGTCCAACAAATAGTTGACTGGTCTTTCCAGGCAGGGGCAgcaacatttctaaaagaaacATTTCGTTAGTGGCATGTTGAAGTGCCAGTTATCCACTGTTTGATTGAGGGAAGAGATGTGTGATAAAGTGATGATGTTGTATAAAATGAATTGATGTGTGGATGTTGTATAAAGTGAGATGATTATATAATATTGTATAAAGTGAGTTTATGTGATGATGTTGTATAAAGTGAGTTTATGTGATGATGTTGTATAAAGTGAGATGTGATGATAATGTTGTATAAAGTGAGATGTGATGATAATGTTGTATAAAATGAGATGTGATGATAATGTTGTATAAAATGAGATGTGATAATATTGTATAAAGTGAGATGTGATGATGTTGCATAAAGTGAGTTGATGTTTGAATGTTGTAAAAAGTGAGATGATTTGATAATGTTGTATAAAGTGAGATATGATGATTTTGTATGAAGTGAGATGATGTTGTATAAATAGAGATTATGTAATTATGTATAAAGCTAGATGATGAGAGGATGCTGTATAAATTGAGATGAAATGAGGATGTTGTATAAGACAGATGAAGTGAAGATGTTTTATAAAGTCTAGACAATAAAGGTAACGTTTATAAGCTGTTCTCTTAGAAGacatgttattttattattttgtgtgcaCTTGTTAGCACTGAAGAATCAATTCATTTTGCAAGTTATTCCGTTTGTAGCACAGCTCATTTCAATATCTAGAAATCATTACACTTTCAGTCATGGACTTagacttatttaaaaaacaaatatgcaaCTAGATAGCGGTAATGAAGGAGATTGGATACACAGATCAAGCGCAACGTAATGAGATCTTGTTCAAACTAGAGCTCAAGTAATTTCTTTATTTGGATGGTTACAGTGAAACTAAATTCAGCTTTTAGTGTCCTTAACTTAATTTATTGGGGGGAAATGTCCAATACGATTAATACCAGCAGGCCGAGACAACTATAAAACCACATTACTCacggaaaatacacattttcagtttaaaatacacatttccaggtctgcAAGTACACTTTTCATTTTTGGGATGTAGAAACCTCTGTATTATCAAGCAGTACATTCTTTTCAATGTCTCGGAACAGTACACCAGAAtgcaaaaaaatacaaacataaacatacagATGCATTCTCAAACTAAAGGGTTGTCTAGACTGCACGGACTGGAATGTGTTtaaagagaccacttcaaatctggaagaatgggtcgaAGCAGTGACGAATTACGTCAAAgtctgtgaaaacatgtgttTCAGAACTAAGAGtatcaagatataccccaacaataaaccatgggtcactgcaaaaataaaacgggaattcatcaaaaagaaaagagcatatGTGAGTGGCGACAGGCAGGAAAGGAAAATAGAACAATGTAATCTCAGCGTCGctcttgaggaagggaggagaaactaccgcaccaagctggaagactcgATTAAGACAAGTGAGATGAGACAGgcgtggggcatcatgaacaaaatgtcagGAGTACaagttaaaagtaaaaaaataatcttgctacgaAAGACGACAAAACATAATCCAACGAGTtcaatgatttctattgtcgtttGGACACTaacgattttaattatctaagactcaaagcaCTGGAAGATGTCAAAGTTAAAAACtgtttagaattagcgattatTAAAGAGCAAGTctccaatattttcaaaaacgtcaacccaacgAAAGCTGGCCTGATAAAATAAAAGGGCGAATATTAAacgaatgtgctgaacaactagctgaacctttcctagagattttttccacttcattactaaaccacgAGATACCATCTGTGTGGAACTCTTATTTTAGACCTGTTTCAACTTACTTCCATTGGTTCCAAACTGGTTAAACTGTTTCTTCTAAATGATCTCTGTAGTAAGttggaccctttacaatttgcttagaCGCTgtcatcctaaatattttaaattgtgtctacaaacatctggacttacctaacacttatgtaagattgttctttattgatttctcatcagcttttaacactatacaacttcatttacttattgaaaaaatgaaagcgttgaagattagtccatgtataatactatgggctaatgaatttttgatcCTAATACCTaggagggttagggtaaacaatgcaATATCAAATTCACGCTTTGtcaacacaggggcgccccagggggctgtgacatcgccattatggttcattttgtacaccaatgattttcaatccgatagtcctttttgTACCTTCACAAAATTCGAAATAGTAAATCCCCCTTTGGGTTAGGATTTTGTgatttaccatcacaaaagagatacagacaccgatagcaaagacaaacaggcaaacactcttttgttcccctggcaatcaaatcattaaatagaaaccatctgatataaactttgtcacatgtaaattatgagtgaatctggtgtgaatgtacattttgtttctttctagttacaatgttttgtttggtgtaatgcacaaattgtaagacaaatttctatatggacaataaagattattattattattattattatacgaCAGATTCTGATAagtttaatgatataaatataatgcTTACCTAGTTCAGTGATGGCTTCAGCGGTCTGGGGTAATGCAATGTAAAAACTAAATCTACCTCCTTTGAAAGGAAATTCAGCAACATCAACGCCAATGGTATTATCTCTTTTAATATTCAAAGTTCTGTCATTATCCAGCATCATGTCCACCTGATCAGgaacaataaaacatttaatatcTAGTCACTTCAATAGTTATGTTGTTATCCACCAATTTGCAGAACTTAAATGGACGGCAGCGGCATTGCAATCAGgaccggatttaagtatgtggagacCCCTACAGTTTTTTTGAAAccgatagatagatggatagacagacagatagacagacagacagatagatagatagatagatagaaggatagacagacagatagatagatggatagacagatagatagacagacagatagatagatatatagacaggcagacagatagacagacagatagatagatagatagatagacagacacacagacagacagatagatagacaggcagacagacagacagatagatagacagacagacagacagatagatagatagatagatagatagatagatagatagatagatagatagacaggcagacagatagatagatagatagacagacagacagacagatagatagacaggcagacagatagatagatagatagatagatagatagatagatagatagatagatagatagatagatagacagatagacagacaggcagacagatagatagatagatagatagatagatagatagatagatagatgatagatagatagatagatagatagatagatagatagatagattaaataagattagatagatagatagatagatagatagatagatagatagatagatagatagatagatagatagatagatagatagatagatagatagattgatagatagatagatatagatagatagatagataaatagatagatagataatctCACCttctttttaacaaaacaattattaaatacTCATATTTTAGTTACAAAAAGTctatattttttagtttgtggGGGGTAAGGCCATTAGTAGACGCACTGGCGCAAATCCGAAGCCGTATTTACTTATTCAGCGCTCTACAAGCGtacacttcttaatcacgacatttTTGCCAGTTTCTGACCTGCCGAAATTTtgatatatttttctcttttgtggaggcaCATTTATTGTGGAGGCACTGGTGTTGTTTGCTCCACCTGCCCTCTCTTATATCCGGCCCTGATTGCAAGCTTGGCTAGAAAAGATTCAATAAGCCCTGGACCATGACTAATGTAGGCCAACATTCGCTATTTAAagatggcatttttttttactactttactaccgGAACACATACGGCTGTCACAAATACGATGGGCTGGCCACATGTGCTGAAAACCAACCCCAGCATCCCtaatagcagtggcgtagctatggtgggaaTTTGAAACACCCCCAGGGTAttcgacatttcttttttacatttaatattaaacattacgccattatctcatctcatgatgttgaatgtcaaaaaTGAAGGGCCCCAAAATGATGGAGAATCCCTAACTACCCCACTGCCTAAAAGGCTCAATGAGGGTCCAATAACGGTTAGAATGCGATCTctaaggtggtcaaagaaaacgctttatgGACAACCTAAATGTCTTCCTAAAGAAGCTCCAACATGGACCCTGCCTCCTGGCAGACGGAAGTAGACCATCATATcgcagggggaaaaaaaacctAGGATGAAGAAAGGCGCTATGGAAGAGAATCAAGCCAACTCGCACTCGCTTCAGCTGGGAAAGAAGTCGTTACTGAATAGccttctagaaaaaaaaaaaaacaactcactaTCTTGACCGTGCTGATCGATTGGCGAAAATCTTTTTTCTTCGTTAAGGCGTCTTTGAAAGATGTTTCCCATGTTCCATTAAAGAAGATGGTGTTGATTAAAAGCATTGCGGTGGCTGGAGTTACGGTTCCTGGATGAAAAGATGAATACATATATTGTCACAGGCAAAACTGTTCACGTACTGTGACTTGTGCGTTCGTGAATTTAGTGGATGCGGAGCTTGAAAGTGTAAATAGTGAGCATGAGTTAGGTAGGACCGGAAGTAAGGTAGGACCGGAAGTAAGGTTTGACCGGAAGTAAGGTAGGACCGGAAGTAAGGTAGGACCGGAAGTAAGGTTTGACCGGAAGTAAGGTTTGACCGGGAGTAAGGTTTGACCGGAAGTAGAGTTTGACCGGAAGTAAGGTTTGACCGGAAGTAAGGTAGGACCGGAAGTAAGGTTTGACCGGATGTAAGGTTTGACCGGAAGTAAGGTTTGACCGGGAGTAAGGTTCATGGGTGTAACCATGATTCCCCCCCCCGCGCCACACTCACACATATGTATTTCATTTAAACCCCTCCTTCTGCCTACGCCCATGGTAAGGTTGTATGAGAGATCGAGAGTTTGGTCAGTAAGTAGTGGTAGCAAGTCTTAGTTGAAGCAAAGTGAAGTAGATGTGAAGATGTTGGTTAGTTCCCGATAAGGACCTACACTTACCATATTTACTGGTATcgagagatagacagaaagagagacagacaacaGCAGTGCTCTCGCAGGTCTTTGGAGACACATatgtgaccccccccccaaaaaaaaaacaaacaaaaaaacaacaacaacaataaaaaaaaaataaaatagacccCAGGTAGTCACGTCTTTGTCTGCAACAAGcttggcaaaatatgcaggtcgaaaCTAGGTCGTCGTGGTAACGTGAAATACTCTAGTCGTTCTTAATCTATGCAATCTAAGACAGCGACTTTttcatgatgttttaaaacCCATATTTAGCTTGAACACTGTAACTTTATATCCCTATGGAAACGTTGATATTTCTGTGTTATTTAGAAGTTTACAGCTGTAGAAATAAGTTAGAAAACCAAGCATCTGAGTTTTTTTAGGTACAGCAATAAGTCCTGATTGAATCGTTTACCTTGAGCCAGTGTGTTGACGACCATATTGTTGGTTTTACTGGCGATGTAATCATTGATAGGCTTCTCAGGTCCACCGGCAGCCGAGAAGTTAATGCTGTCAGTCCGAGCAGAATAATAGTTCAAGGTCTCTTGGATGAACGATGGGGCAGTTTGAAATTTAGGATTCAGGAAGATAGCGTTGGCTGTGTAGGTCTGGACATCTCTTATTCCATTAATCTGGGCGGTAATAAAAATCAAATactttatgttgttgttttttaaaaaagattttgct belongs to Biomphalaria glabrata chromosome 12, xgBioGlab47.1, whole genome shotgun sequence and includes:
- the LOC106056942 gene encoding serpin B6-like isoform X3; translation: MASLGARGNTATELSRTLSITSLGDSVHTIYKELIQQINGIRDVQTYTANAIFLNPKFQTAPSFIQETLNYYSARTDSINFSAAGGPEKPINDYIASKTNNMVVNTLAQGTVTPATAMLLINTIFFNGTWETSFKDALTKKKDFRQSISTVKIVDMMLDNDRTLNIKRDNTIGVDVAEFPFKGGRFSFYIALPQTAEAITELEMLLPLPGKTSQLFVGLTPVRAKVEIPKFKIETSLKLKKTLVELGISDAFNPARADFTGITLSGQLSFDEVIHKAVIDVRETGTVAAAATVISSLKSLPLPPAASFIANHPFVYFLRDKVTGQILFQGKFSG
- the LOC106056942 gene encoding leukocyte elastase inhibitor-like isoform X1; this translates as MIYCRGSRVFNMFYVTVVLVVIGQLVSADLNQQLALSTACSDFSQKLYQKISVREFNSVYSPYSIHSALTMASLGARGNTATELSRTLSITSLGDSVHTIYKELIQQINGIRDVQTYTANAIFLNPKFQTAPSFIQETLNYYSARTDSINFSAAGGPEKPINDYIASKTNNMVVNTLAQGTVTPATAMLLINTIFFNGTWETSFKDALTKKKDFRQSISTVKIVDMMLDNDRTLNIKRDNTIGVDVAEFPFKGGRFSFYIALPQTAEAITELEMLLPLPGKTSQLFVGLTPVRAKVEIPKFKIETSLKLKKTLVELGISDAFNPARADFTGITLSGQLSFDEVIHKAVIDVRETGTVAAAATVISSLKSLPLPPAASFIANHPFVYFLRDKVTGQILFQGKFSG
- the LOC106056942 gene encoding leukocyte elastase inhibitor-like isoform X2; this translates as MFYVTVVLVVIGQLVSADLNQQLALSTACSDFSQKLYQKISVREFNSVYSPYSIHSALTMASLGARGNTATELSRTLSITSLGDSVHTIYKELIQQINGIRDVQTYTANAIFLNPKFQTAPSFIQETLNYYSARTDSINFSAAGGPEKPINDYIASKTNNMVVNTLAQGTVTPATAMLLINTIFFNGTWETSFKDALTKKKDFRQSISTVKIVDMMLDNDRTLNIKRDNTIGVDVAEFPFKGGRFSFYIALPQTAEAITELEMLLPLPGKTSQLFVGLTPVRAKVEIPKFKIETSLKLKKTLVELGISDAFNPARADFTGITLSGQLSFDEVIHKAVIDVRETGTVAAAATVISSLKSLPLPPAASFIANHPFVYFLRDKVTGQILFQGKFSG